CCATTCCAATGAATGATGAGCATCCAACCATCAATCAAATGCAGAGTTAGAGTTTTAGACTTAAAAAATTAGATTAGTATAggatgaagaaaaacaaatccaatCCAATTTATCTATCCTTCACTTCATCTGTCATTGTCTTTTTCTTGATTCATGAATTGTTAACATTTTTCAATCATGGAGTATTTCCATAAAATTtggtattaatattattattaattaatgttCAACGCAATCTCAAACAAATCATTTGCCGAGTTTAGTTTTTATCCCATGCCATGTTCCGTTGTTTTTCAGATATGAAAGAAAATTTGGTGTGCAACTCTTGACTACTTCCGAGTCAACATAACATGGCAAAAAGAATGAAGACTGATAAGAGTGTAAAATACACACGGATGACGGACACAGGGGACGGCTATATAGATCTGCAGGTAAGGCCTTGCAAATAATGGTTTTGATAAACTACAGCCTGACATTCTAACGACAAGACAGTTTTCTTACCAAATTGTAGTATTTGGTTGGGTAATCCCTCTCCTGTCGCTTCCAGGTTGGGGGGCTCCCCAGGTTGTGTCTAAAACTAGGGTGTAatcctagcccaggttggactcctccagTGCAGTGGCAccgactgacgtcctaccagggctaggtgTAATCCCTGGTTACGGCAGTTACAGATTCAGAAGCCATTCAGGCTTCTAAatggcaccctgaacaaagatattgaaaaaataggAGGACACTAACACAAGTAATTACAGATGAAGTACCGTAGGGTTTTACATTTTGCATGGTTGGAGTATAAgcaggtgaggtttgtggtcgcactttgtgtaaatttcttttgagtagtgttaggTCTGAGAAGAttcggtggttgacaactcaacgtttcaatcagtatactctgatctGATCCAGTAACAGAGTCAAGCATTCtcttgaagacaatcagagcatactggttGAACtgttgagttgttaaccaccggttcttctcaagACCAACACTACTCAACGCAAACATAAACCGATGATTACAGTTTCTTAAGATGAGTAACCCAGGCCcaatacttcatggaggcaattaaGGCAATTGCCGCcatgcccctgatcattgccttggagCCCTTAAAATGCTGCAGTcgaaaatttacaatttcctcatagggtgccctttaccaaggaggttATGCataggtgcccttgccctttcaaaaacgaagcatacaggcccgagtaattgttgattattttattatttcttacTGCAACAGTTCCAAAGACGACCCTTGAAGATCCCTTGGAGGTCAATCGGTGTTGCTTGCCTCCTACTCGCCATGGGGACCACATTACTCACCATTGGAGCGTTGCTTGTATCAGGACATATCGATAACAAACACAGTGATAGAATGTGGCCTGTGCTGATCCTAGGAATGCTACTCTTCATACCGGGGTTCTATCACGTCAGACTAGCCCTCTATGCATTCAGGGGATACCGGGGTTACTCGTTTGAGGATATTCCGGACTATGACGATTGAGGTTTACGATGGACTATGATTTGTTAATTATGCAGAGGATTGGATTGAAATGCTGTTGAAATCATCATGCTGCTTAAGTAAACAGAGCATCTGACATCCCACCCTGTTTTTCACTTAATAAACAAATTAGGAGAATTTTAGGTAGTTAAAGAGAGCTTTCCAATTCACAATGTTAATGTTTTTGAACTTAACAAAATCCATTTGTGATGTTTTTATCAGGGTGCAAAATGTGCAATTCACTGAAATAAAAATCCCCATTACTCAGTAGAACATACCTAATAAAACAGTAACATAATTTGGGCCAGTAGACCATGACCAAAGTAATCCGATGGCTGTATATTTGGAACGATGAACTCTCAAGCAATCACTGCACGCAGGTGCCCTCCATCTGTATCATGTGGGCTACTAAAACTGTGCAACcaaattgttaataataacaatttttaaaatgagtTAAATGATCTTTGAGTGTGTGAATTTAACAAAACTTCCTAGaaccaatagaccgatccattaagctccgcccaatttcatattgaccaatcacaatgcaacaaaggtccgacaaataaagtccgacatgcgtgcgtgtaTGCTTTGCGGGCGTGGCAGacttgtgcagaaaggcattggagagatCCTGTGTTCTTGCTCACCTGTGCGTCGTGGGCcaagcctaatggatcggtctaatGAAATGCACAGTTGACTTGCCTGGTGGACCACTTTCCAGAAGCCTTTTGAAATGCCAAGCCTGGTAGATGTCTCAAGGCCAGAGTTTCCAACTTTGCTTTGGCCAAATGGGATGGTTATTTGGCATTgggtaaaatgaaaatggacttATCATCAGTGTCACTATTTTAAAacctaaaacaaacaaacaaacaaacatcgaCACTGTggacgtttttgttttgtttttaattttgaatagtATTGTTGTAGTAAAGAGAGTTACATACATATCAGTTCAGTACAAATTCATTACATTATACAAAGTACAATACGTTAAAAAAATTGTAGTGGTATAGGCAAACTGAACTAATAATAACTCAATACAACATTGCAGTTTACTGTATAAGTCTAAACTAGTATAATGAATGTGTTTGGTGCATGACTTATAAacatactttttgtttaaaagcaacAACATTGGTGGATTTTAGATACTGTTTAATGCAGATTAAactatgtatatttggtttgcggtaacaccatgtgtgtatctacttgccaggtagagttgttcttagggaactgtcttgctttattctactgccgtggagtagataatcggaggttcgagagacttctcagttctgaaaagaactgtcctgcttttaactattaccagggcggatggtatagaaattagactggactactactttagcttataggatcgtaattaactgtactgccgcggagtcagttctgaaattggtctcaacgtttcgactagcttgctctagtcatcgtcaagacAGTtccctggcaagtagatacacacatagtgttaccgcaaaccaaatatacattgatacctcaccatgcaatgcctcaaatcctatacagaTTAAACTAACTGTCAAA
The sequence above is drawn from the Asterias rubens chromosome 9, eAstRub1.3, whole genome shotgun sequence genome and encodes:
- the LOC117294753 gene encoding transmembrane protein 230-like, translated to MAKRMKTDKSVKYTRMTDTGDGYIDLQFQRRPLKIPWRSIGVACLLLAMGTTLLTIGALLVSGHIDNKHSDRMWPVLILGMLLFIPGFYHVRLALYAFRGYRGYSFEDIPDYDD